The Deltaproteobacteria bacterium nucleotide sequence CAACCTCCCGAAAAGGCGGCTACTCCGCCCGGTGAGGCTCCGTGACGAATACGGCGATGTTCGCCGTTCCCAGCGCCAGCACGCAGGCAAGCGCCTGCCATGCGATGCCGTAGGAACCCGTCGTATCGACAATATACCCGAACGTGGGGGTACCCACCACGGTTCCCAGTGCGTTGATCGTGATCATGAGACCCAGTGCCATCCCTGTCCGAGACTGCCCCGCGATCTCGCTGATGAGGGAATAGGAGACACCTTGGTAGCCGATCATGCTGAACCCGCCGAGAAAGGTCAACGGCACGAGGACAGACGGCGGGACCCCCTCGTCGAGCGCGCTCAACCCCGCGCACAGGACCACGGAGATGACGCCGATGAGCACCAGCACGACCTTGCGCCTGCCGCCGTAGAGGCGATCGCTCACCGTGCCCCAGCCCACCCGGCCGAGCACGGCTCCGCCCTGGGTGATGGACAACCACTGGCTGGCGTGGACGGTCGAGAACGCGAGCCGCTCCTTGAGGAACAAGGGCAGGTAGGTCAGCAGCGACATCTGGCCGATGAGCAGCAGCGCCGTGCCGCAGCTCACGGCCAGCAGGCTTCGGAGGGGCAGCGGCGGACTCGCGGCCGCGCCGGTTCGGACGCTGTTCGTTCGATCCGCATCGTCGGGCTCGCGCCAGAGGAACCAGAAAGCCACGCCGAAGAGCACGTTCACCACTCCCATCCCGGCCAGGGCCGCGCGCCAGCCGAAAGCCGCGGCCAGGGGCGCGCCCACCAGCGCGGTGAGCACCCCGCCACCGG carries:
- a CDS encoding MFS transporter, which produces MTHSLFILTLVTVTHVIGASAQYGINTFAPFYQDELGLTRAQVGLFFTAFYIGMAGFSFTAGWLSDRLGVRRASFIGHVFAGTAVLFASSTESFGWAFACFLLTGLGYSFLNPASTKGVLMWFHRQRATAMGIKQTGVPGGGVLTALVGAPLAAAFGWRAALAGMGVVNVLFGVAFWFLWREPDDADRTNSVRTGAAASPPLPLRSLLAVSCGTALLLIGQMSLLTYLPLFLKERLAFSTVHASQWLSITQGGAVLGRVGWGTVSDRLYGGRRKVVLVLIGVISVVLCAGLSALDEGVPPSVLVPLTFLGGFSMIGYQGVSYSLISEIAGQSRTGMALGLMITINALGTVVGTPTFGYIVDTTGSYGIAWQALACVLALGTANIAVFVTEPHRAE